A region from the Triticum aestivum cultivar Chinese Spring chromosome 3D, IWGSC CS RefSeq v2.1, whole genome shotgun sequence genome encodes:
- the LOC123074610 gene encoding WUSCHEL-related homeobox 7, whose protein sequence is MASPNSRQQQQQHWPSMFRSKHGSQVWQSQPDMTGSPPSLVSGSAAAAGHSFKSPFSSGPDQERNTDTKPRWNPRPEQIRILETLFNSGLINPTRDEIPRIRMRLQEYGPVGDSNVFYWFQNRKSRSKNKLRNAASRAAPVRACAPARQQAAAPYTPPPKQFHPPKPPLFSPVAPTSSSSSSSDRSSGSSKPVKPAATQAMSATAAMDLLSPLAAACHQQMHYQFSLGQPPVSTPAQAPAPTPTLDEFVATDVEPIFLQYPQGHCLSAGELAAILGAQYMPVPAVQQPPVASPAGMLLGLCNDVAIGPTSTGQRSSASAAGVGQYWSGGVDQLGLRKNSDPFLNTSVGKEEAYDDFTKTKLGLPQYGLGVTAAPATSAAAVLRPPASPDSGAVTVASASATAELTSLFATTDAISYNSNLQGPADDVGFAGAAAAAGAGATGVLGRGAAVVCFAGTSAACSVPATHLDVKLYFGDGAVLFRCNGDRAEPLLVDDAGLTVEPLQHGGVYYCVLI, encoded by the exons ATGGCGTCGCCAAACagcaggcagcagcagcagcagcactggCCGAGCATGTTCCGCTCCAAGCACGGCAGCCAGGTGTGGCAGTCGCAGCCGGACATGACCGGCTCGCCCCCCTCCCTCGTCtccggctccgccgccgccgccggccactcCTTCAAGTCCCCCTTCTCCTCAG GTCCTGATCAGGAGAGGAACACCGACACGAAGCCGCGGTGGAACCCCCGGCCGGAGCAGATCCGGATCCTGGAGACGCTCTTCAACTCCGGCTTGATCAACCCGACGCGCGACGAGATCCCCCGCATCCGCATGCGCCTGCAGGAGTATGGCCCGGTCGGCGACTCCAACGTCTTCTACTGGTTCCAGAACCGCAAGTCCCGCTCCAAGAACAAGCTGCGCAACGCGGCCTCGCGCGCCGCTCCCGTCCGGGCCTGCGCCCCGGCACGCCAGCAGGCCGCCGCGCCGTATACGCCACCTCCCAAGCAGTTCCATCCGCCGAAGCCGCCGCTCTTCTCGCCGGTGGCTCCcacgtcttcctcctcttcctcctccgacCGGTCGTCCGGATCCAGCAAACCGGTGAAGCCGGCTGCCACGCAGGCGATGTCCGCGACGGCGGCCATGGACCTGCTCTCGCCGCTTGCCGCGGCGTGCCACCAGCAAATGCACTACCAGTTCAGCCTGGGCCAGCCCCCGGTGTCTACTCCGGCTCAGGCTCCGGCTCCTACGCCAAcgttggacgagttcgtcgccacCGACGTCGAGCCGATCTTCCTGCAGTACCCACAAGGGCACTGCCTCTCTGCGGGGGAGCTCGCCGCCATCCTGGGCGCACAGTACATGCCAGTGCCTGCCGTGCAGCAGCCACCGGTGGCATCGCCCGCCGGCATGCTCTTGGGGCTCTGCAACGACGTGGCAATAGGTCCCACCAGCACTGGCCAAAGGAGCAGCGCCTCGGCCGCCGGGGTTGGTCAATACTGGTCCGGCGGCGTTGATCAGCTCGGCCTCCGCAAGAACAGTGACCCCTTCTTGAACACCTCCGTTGGCAAAGAAGAGGCGTATGACGACTTCACGAAGACGAAGCTGGGACTGCCACAATACGGCTTAGGCGTCACTGCAGCGCCGGCTACCTCTGCGGCTGCTGTTTTGCGTCCTCCTGCTTCGCCGGATTCCGGCGCCGTCACCGTTGCAAGTGCGTCTGCTACTGCTGAGCTGACCAGTTTATTTGCAACCACTGACGCGATCAGCTACAATAGTAACTTGCAAG GACCAGCGGATGATGTTGGGTTCGCGGGCGCAGCGGCAGCGGCAGGGGCAGGGGCCACGGGCGTGTTGGGCAGGGGCGCCGCGGTGGTGTGCTTCGCGGGCACCAGCGCCGCGTGCAGCGTCCCGGCCACGCACCTCGACGTCAAGCTCTACTTCGGGGACGGGGCCGTCCTCTTCCGCTGCAACGGCGACCGCGCCGAGCCGCTCCTCGTCGACGACGCCGGCCTCACCGTCGAGCCGCTCCAGCACGGCGGGGTCTACTACTGCGTGCTCATATAG